In Fundulus heteroclitus isolate FHET01 unplaced genomic scaffold, MU-UCD_Fhet_4.1 scaffold_204, whole genome shotgun sequence, one DNA window encodes the following:
- the LOC105924839 gene encoding L-amino-acid oxidase, with the protein MNQIEIKQQSFACGLLLLLLLLLLTLQQSHSSSASKNANLNQCLNNSDYAKLRNILKKGLPKTQTPSRFVIVGAGMAGLTAAKLLQDAGHKVTILEASERVGGRVLTHRNEEEGWYVDLGAMRIPSFHHILHQLIDQLNTPTTPIYLNRFIMTDENTFYLVNGKKHRTSEVIKNPDILPYNLPPGERNKSASALLEEALTEVRCVVKSKGCVAALKRFDRYSVKQYLHEHLSSEAIRMIGDILNANSIMDKALTEMIYLENDISDSVTYTEVTGGTDLIPTTLFKTLNSTTTIFNAKVKKISQSEKPVTVWYQHKENEQSSIKSIKADAVLVTSSAKATLFIDFEPPLPTPKMEALRYLRYASSTKIVLTCSERFWEKDGIYGGKSITDRPSRFIYYPSHGFPGNKTIGVLLASYTWAEDSHNLVGLTDEDLKEVVLKDLELIHGNKVRSLCTDVLVKKWILDPHSMGAFSLATPYQHLEYGKLLFQNESQIYFAGEHTVFPHSWIESAMISAIRAATNMTTEARSSSDTDTARDEL; encoded by the exons TTGCCTGTGgcttgttgctgctgctgctgctgctgctgctgactctGCAACAAAGTCACTCTTCTTCGGCCAGCAAAAATGCAAACTTGAATCAATGTTTAAATAATTCAGACTACGCGAAACTGAGAAACATACTAAAAAAGGGGCTCCCAAAGACACAAACCCCGTCTCGTTTCGTTATTGTTGGGGCTGGCATGGCTGGACTCACTGCTGCCAAACTGCTGCAAGATGCTGGACATAAG GTTACCATATTAGAGGCAAGTGAGCGAGTTGGAGGACGGGTATTGACCCACAGGAATGAAGAAGAGGGCTGGTATGTCGACTTGGGGGCCATGCGGATTCCATCTTTTCATCA CATTCTCCACCAGTTAATTGACCAACTGAATACTCCCACAACACCTATTTACTTGAATCGCTTCATCATGACTGATGAAAACACCTTTTACCTGGTAAATGGGAAAAAGCACAGGACTTCTGAAGTAATTAAAAACCCCGACATCCTGCCTTACAATCTACCCCCTGGTGAGAGGAATAAATCAGCCAGTGCTCTGCTGGAGGAAGCTTTAACAGAG GTGAGGTGTGTAGTGAAAAGCAAAGGGTGTGTTGCAGCGCTGAAGAGATTTGATCGCTATTCTGTAAAg CAATATCTGCACGAACATTTGAGTTCAGAGGCCATTAGGATGATCGGCGACATACTGaatgcaaacagcatcatggacaAGGCTCTGACTGAGATGATTTACCTTGAGAATGATATCAGCGACAGTGTGac ATATACAGAAGTGACTGGTGGGACGGATCTGATCCCCACAACTTTGTTCAAAACTCTTAACAGTACCACCACCATTTTCAACGCTAAAGTCAAGAAGATCAGCCAGTCAGAAAAACCAGTAACAGTGTGGTATCAGCACAAAGAAAACGAACAAAGCAGCATCAAGAGCATCAAAGCTGATGCTGTTCTGGTCACATCCTCTGCTAAAGCAACTCTCTTTATTGATTTTGAACCACCTCTGCCAACGCCCAAAATGGAGGCTCTGAGGTATCTCCGATATGCAAGCTCCACCAAAATTGTCCTTACATGCAGCGAGAGATTCTGGGAGAAAGATGGCATCTATGGAGGAAAGAGCATCACAGACAGGCCATCTCGATTCATCTACTACCCGAGTCACGGATTCCCAGGAAACAAAACAATCGGCGTCCTCCTGGCATCCTACACCTGGGCTGAAGACTCCCACAACTTGGTGGGTTTGACAGATGAAGACCTGAAAGAGGTGGTCCTGAAAGACCTGGAACTGATCCATGGCAATAAGGTCAGGTCTCTCTGCACGGACGTGCTGGTGAAGAAGTGGATTCTGGACCCTCACAGTATGGGCGCATTCTCTCTTGCTACTCCCTATCAACACTTGGAGTACGGAAAGCTGCTCTTCCAGAACGAGAGCCAGATTTATTTTGCTGGTGAGCACACAGTATTCCCTCATTCTTGGATCGAGTCGGCTATGATATCTGCAATCAGGGCTGCTACTAACATGACAACGGAGGCAAGAAGTTCCTCGGATACAGACACGGCCAGAGATGAGCTGTGA